A part of Sinorhizobium chiapasense genomic DNA contains:
- a CDS encoding GNAT family N-acetyltransferase, with amino-acid sequence MKTVSIEVRPGEPHEAAAIAEVHRISWLQAYGGIIPHRPLIQMVNRRDETWWRKATRGPATLLVVDVAGTIAGYATLGLSRARALPQEGEIYEIYLRPEYQGIGLGRILFREAKSLLRSLGCRGLVVWCLEDSEHAYSFFQTAGGSDIAEGMEDFGDKFLKKVGFVWN; translated from the coding sequence ATGAAGACTGTTTCGATCGAGGTCAGGCCCGGGGAGCCACATGAGGCGGCGGCGATTGCCGAGGTGCATCGCATTTCCTGGTTGCAGGCCTATGGCGGCATCATTCCTCATCGACCGCTGATCCAGATGGTCAACCGTCGCGACGAAACCTGGTGGCGCAAGGCCACGCGCGGGCCGGCTACCTTGCTCGTCGTCGATGTCGCCGGAACGATTGCCGGCTATGCCACGCTGGGCCTGAGCCGCGCGCGCGCCCTGCCGCAGGAGGGTGAGATCTACGAAATCTACCTGCGTCCCGAATATCAGGGCATTGGCCTCGGACGCATTCTCTTCCGCGAGGCGAAAAGCCTCTTGCGGTCGCTCGGCTGCCGGGGCCTCGTCGTCTGGTGCCTCGAAGACAGCGAGCACGCCTACAGCTTCTTCCAGACGGCCGGTGGCAGCGACATTGCCGAGGGCATGGAAGATTTCGGCGACAAATTCCTGAAGAAGGTCGGCTTCGTCTGGAACTGA
- the typA gene encoding translational GTPase TypA, with the protein MSIRNIAIIAHVDHGKTTLVDELLKQSGAFRDNQRVAERVMDSNDLEKERGITILAKATSVVWKDARINIVDTPGHADFGGEVERILNMVDGAIVLVDASEGPMPQTKFVVGKALKVGLKPIVAINKIDRPDGRHEEVINEVFDLFANLDATDEQLDFPILYGSGRDGWMNVNPEGPKDQGMAPLFDLVLKHVPEPTVAEGPFRMIGTILEANPFLGRIITGRIHSGSVKPNQSVKVLAQDGTVLESGRISKILAFRGIERQPIEEGQAGDIVAIAGLTKGTVADTFCDPSVTEPLKAQPIDPPTVTMSFIVNDSPLAGTEGDKVTSRVIRDRLFKEAEGNVALRIEESSEKDSFFVSGRGELQLAVLIETMRREGFELAVSRPRVVMHKDESGQLLEPIEEVVIDVDEEHSGVVVQKMSERKAEMVELRPSGGNRVRLVFFAPTRGLIGYQSELLTDTRGTAIMNRLFHDYQPYKGEIGGRINGVLLANEAGEAVAYALFNLEDRGPMVIEPGEKVYEGMIIGIHTRDNDLEVNVLKGKKLTNMRAAGKDEAVRLTPPIKMTLERALSWIQDDELVEVTPKSIRLRKLHLDPHERKRFEKARTAGAA; encoded by the coding sequence ATGAGCATTCGTAACATCGCGATCATCGCGCACGTCGACCATGGAAAAACGACGCTCGTCGATGAGCTCTTGAAGCAGTCCGGCGCCTTCCGCGACAACCAGCGCGTCGCCGAACGCGTCATGGATTCCAACGACCTGGAAAAGGAGCGCGGCATCACCATTCTCGCCAAGGCGACCTCGGTCGTCTGGAAGGACGCGCGCATCAACATCGTCGACACGCCCGGCCACGCCGATTTCGGCGGTGAGGTCGAGCGTATCCTCAACATGGTGGACGGCGCCATCGTGCTCGTTGACGCTTCCGAAGGCCCGATGCCGCAGACGAAGTTCGTCGTCGGCAAGGCGCTGAAGGTCGGCCTGAAGCCGATCGTCGCGATCAACAAGATCGACCGCCCGGACGGCCGCCACGAGGAAGTCATCAACGAGGTCTTCGATCTCTTCGCCAATCTCGACGCCACCGACGAACAGCTCGATTTCCCGATCCTTTACGGTTCCGGCCGCGACGGCTGGATGAACGTCAATCCGGAAGGCCCGAAGGATCAGGGCATGGCGCCGCTCTTCGACCTCGTGTTGAAGCACGTGCCGGAGCCGACGGTCGCCGAAGGCCCGTTCCGGATGATCGGCACCATCCTCGAAGCCAACCCGTTCCTCGGCCGTATCATCACCGGCCGCATTCATTCCGGCTCGGTCAAGCCGAACCAGTCGGTCAAGGTCCTGGCACAGGACGGCACCGTGCTTGAATCCGGCCGTATCTCGAAGATACTCGCTTTCCGCGGCATCGAGCGTCAGCCGATCGAGGAAGGCCAGGCGGGCGACATCGTCGCGATCGCGGGCCTCACCAAGGGCACCGTCGCGGACACCTTCTGTGATCCCTCGGTCACCGAGCCGCTCAAGGCGCAGCCGATCGATCCGCCGACTGTCACCATGTCCTTCATCGTCAACGATTCGCCGCTTGCCGGCACCGAGGGCGACAAGGTGACCTCGCGCGTCATCCGCGACCGCCTGTTCAAGGAAGCCGAAGGCAACGTCGCGCTTCGGATCGAAGAATCGTCCGAGAAGGACTCCTTCTTTGTTTCCGGCCGCGGCGAATTGCAGCTTGCAGTGCTGATCGAGACGATGCGCCGCGAAGGCTTCGAGCTTGCCGTATCCCGTCCGCGCGTCGTGATGCACAAGGACGAAAGCGGCCAGCTTCTCGAACCGATCGAGGAAGTGGTCATCGACGTCGACGAGGAGCATTCCGGCGTCGTCGTGCAGAAGATGTCGGAGCGCAAGGCCGAGATGGTCGAGCTTCGTCCTTCGGGCGGCAACCGCGTCCGCCTCGTTTTCTTCGCCCCGACCCGCGGCCTTATCGGCTACCAGTCGGAACTTCTGACCGATACGCGCGGTACGGCGATCATGAACCGCCTGTTCCACGACTATCAGCCCTACAAGGGCGAGATCGGCGGCCGCATCAACGGCGTGCTGCTCGCCAACGAGGCCGGCGAAGCGGTAGCCTATGCGCTTTTCAACCTCGAAGACCGCGGCCCGATGGTGATCGAGCCGGGCGAGAAGGTCTATGAGGGCATGATCATCGGCATCCACACCCGCGACAACGACCTCGAAGTCAACGTCCTGAAGGGCAAGAAGCTCACCAACATGCGCGCCGCCGGCAAGGACGAAGCCGTTCGCCTGACGCCGCCGATCAAGATGACGCTCGAACGGGCGCTTTCCTGGATTCAGGACGACGAGCTGGTTGAAGTGACGCCGAAGTCGATCCGGCTGAGAAAGCTCCACCTCGACCCGCACGAGCGCAAGCGCTTCGAGAAGGCCCGCACCGCCGGCGCGGCGTAA
- a CDS encoding alkaline phosphatase D family protein, with product MADIRSTLTRRSFLFSTGAAGLVASSGLATPFYARGYGRPDFLHGLQSGDVDTQSGMIWTRVDRPARVAVEYSTTESFSNALRLPDIDATPQTDCAIKCRLDNLLPDQDIFYRFTATDLYDGNRVSAPIVGRFRTAPLRRRSVRFVWSGDTAGQGWGIDEVGMKTYSTMQLHEPDFFIHSGDTIYADNPIPEEIKLRDGGMWKNRIVTPEKRDVARTLEEYRGQWKYNLLDEHVRGLNAVCPTFYQWDDHEVLNNWSASTDLRDDPRYPEKDVAVYASRAARAFHEMTPIRTLPTQPGRIFRKVAYGPLLDVFFVDLRSYRGPNQGEGDAGLFGWRQADWLKRELAASRATWKVIACDMPIGLVVWDDYSQRRGSDAIANGDNGAPTGREMEFADLLRFIRDNAVENIVWLTADVHYAAAHHYDPSRAAFKEFLPFWEFVSGPLHSGTYGPKELDMTFGPEVRFIKASGGGIDSNLPPSAGLQFFGIVDISGQTRQMTVRLMDRQDKELWRVTLDPAAVA from the coding sequence TTGGCTGACATTCGAAGCACGCTGACCAGGCGCTCTTTCCTCTTCTCCACCGGCGCCGCCGGTCTCGTCGCTTCCTCCGGTCTCGCGACACCCTTCTACGCCCGCGGTTACGGGCGCCCGGATTTCCTGCACGGCCTGCAGTCCGGCGACGTCGACACGCAGTCGGGAATGATCTGGACGCGGGTCGATCGGCCGGCGCGGGTGGCAGTCGAATATTCGACCACCGAAAGCTTCTCGAACGCCCTCCGGCTTCCCGACATCGATGCGACGCCGCAGACCGACTGCGCGATCAAGTGCCGGCTCGACAACCTGCTGCCGGACCAGGATATCTTCTACCGTTTCACCGCAACTGATCTTTATGACGGCAATCGCGTCTCCGCGCCGATCGTCGGGCGTTTTCGCACGGCACCCTTGCGCCGGCGGTCGGTGCGCTTCGTCTGGTCCGGTGACACTGCCGGCCAGGGTTGGGGCATCGACGAGGTCGGGATGAAGACCTATTCGACCATGCAGCTTCACGAGCCGGATTTTTTCATCCATTCCGGCGACACGATCTATGCCGACAATCCCATACCGGAGGAGATCAAGCTTCGGGACGGGGGGATGTGGAAGAACCGGATCGTGACGCCCGAGAAGCGCGACGTCGCCCGCACGCTGGAAGAATATCGCGGCCAGTGGAAATACAATCTGCTCGACGAGCACGTGCGCGGACTGAATGCCGTCTGCCCCACCTTCTATCAATGGGACGACCACGAGGTCTTGAACAACTGGTCAGCCTCGACCGATCTTCGCGATGATCCACGCTATCCGGAAAAGGACGTGGCCGTATACGCGTCGCGCGCCGCTCGTGCGTTCCACGAGATGACGCCGATCCGCACCCTGCCGACGCAGCCCGGACGCATCTTCCGCAAGGTTGCTTACGGCCCGTTGCTCGACGTCTTCTTCGTCGATCTGCGCTCCTATCGTGGCCCCAACCAGGGGGAGGGGGACGCCGGCCTCTTCGGCTGGCGGCAGGCGGATTGGCTGAAACGGGAGTTGGCCGCCTCACGTGCCACCTGGAAGGTGATCGCCTGCGACATGCCGATCGGCCTTGTCGTCTGGGATGATTATTCTCAGAGGCGCGGGTCGGATGCGATCGCCAACGGCGACAATGGTGCGCCGACCGGAAGGGAGATGGAATTTGCCGACCTGCTGCGGTTCATCCGCGACAACGCAGTCGAGAACATCGTCTGGCTGACCGCGGACGTCCATTATGCGGCCGCGCATCACTACGATCCGTCACGCGCCGCCTTCAAGGAATTCCTGCCCTTCTGGGAGTTCGTTTCCGGTCCGCTGCATTCCGGCACCTACGGTCCGAAGGAACTCGACATGACCTTCGGCCCCGAGGTCCGTTTCATCAAGGCGTCCGGCGGCGGCATCGACAGCAACCTGCCGCCGTCGGCCGGCCTGCAATTCTTCGGCATCGTCGACATCAGCGGCCAGACGCGGCAGATGACCGTGCGGCTGATGGATCGGCAGGACAAGGAGCTCTGGCGCGTAACGCTCGATCCCGCGGCCGTCGCGTGA
- a CDS encoding KTSC domain-containing protein has translation MPMLQSSAILDSSAIQRVNYDARHRTLSVWFVGNRRPYHYLDVPESVYEDFVHADSAGAYFNHHVRDHYDFRH, from the coding sequence ATGCCAATGCTGCAATCGTCCGCGATCCTGGACTCTTCCGCGATCCAACGCGTCAATTACGACGCGCGCCATCGGACGCTCAGCGTTTGGTTCGTCGGCAATCGCAGGCCTTATCATTACCTCGATGTCCCGGAGAGCGTTTACGAGGACTTCGTGCACGCAGACTCCGCCGGTGCCTACTTCAACCACCACGTCCGCGATCATTACGATTTCAGGCACTGA
- a CDS encoding amidase, producing MTQSNTPSRDRLEATLARLDGRRHEERVFVKLYSDTARAEADAADRRLNDGKRLSPLDGRIVSIKDLFDVVGEPTLAGSIIRRMAEPATADAAIVQRLRAAGAVIIGKTHMTEFAFTAVGLNPHYPVPGNAIDVRLVPGGSSSGAAVSVAEGTSEIAIGSDTGGSVRIPAALNGLVGFKPTARRVPLDGAFPLSPSLDSIGPLARTVANCALADAIMAGDVPRALTPVALDGLKFGIPKGFLLDDLAPEIARAFEASLQALSRAGAKLAECSIDDLLARFAEATSIGSIAAIEGSRIHRNWLENEDATVDTRVTSTLRRRLAVPDAALEKLLRTRQDLVRAMDERLAPYDFILLPTTPIPAVDIASVEHDKQAYRRVEDLLLRNTQVANQFDLTAITLPMAGTSLPAGLMLVGRHRTDRALLAAAASVEMLLQDG from the coding sequence TTGACCCAATCGAACACCCCCTCTCGCGACCGGCTCGAAGCCACTCTCGCTCGCCTCGATGGGCGCCGGCACGAGGAACGCGTCTTTGTGAAGCTCTATTCCGACACCGCCCGCGCCGAAGCGGACGCCGCCGACCGAAGGCTGAACGATGGAAAGAGGCTCAGCCCGCTCGACGGTCGGATCGTCTCGATCAAGGACCTCTTCGACGTCGTCGGCGAGCCGACTCTGGCCGGCTCGATCATACGCCGGATGGCAGAACCGGCCACGGCGGATGCAGCGATCGTCCAGCGGTTGCGGGCCGCCGGCGCCGTCATCATCGGCAAGACGCACATGACCGAATTTGCCTTCACCGCTGTCGGCCTCAACCCGCACTATCCGGTGCCCGGCAATGCGATCGACGTGAGGCTCGTTCCCGGCGGCTCATCGTCCGGTGCGGCCGTCTCGGTGGCGGAGGGCACAAGCGAAATTGCCATCGGCTCCGACACCGGCGGCTCGGTGCGCATTCCTGCGGCGCTAAACGGCCTCGTCGGCTTCAAGCCGACCGCCCGGCGCGTGCCCCTCGACGGCGCCTTCCCGCTCTCTCCAAGCCTCGATTCGATCGGCCCGCTCGCGCGCACCGTCGCCAACTGCGCGCTGGCCGACGCCATCATGGCTGGCGATGTGCCAAGAGCGCTCACGCCGGTGGCGCTCGACGGCTTGAAGTTCGGCATTCCGAAAGGCTTTCTCCTCGACGACCTCGCGCCGGAGATCGCTCGGGCCTTCGAGGCGAGCCTGCAAGCGCTCTCCCGCGCCGGCGCGAAACTCGCCGAATGCAGCATCGACGATCTCCTCGCCCGCTTCGCCGAGGCAACGTCGATCGGCTCGATCGCCGCGATTGAAGGCAGCCGAATCCACCGCAACTGGCTTGAGAACGAAGACGCAACCGTCGATACGCGCGTAACATCGACGCTGCGCCGGCGCTTGGCCGTGCCCGACGCAGCACTGGAAAAGCTGCTGCGGACGCGGCAGGACCTCGTTCGCGCCATGGACGAGCGGCTGGCGCCCTATGATTTCATCCTCCTGCCAACTACACCGATCCCCGCCGTCGACATCGCCTCTGTGGAACACGACAAACAGGCATATCGCCGCGTCGAAGATCTGCTCTTGCGTAACACGCAGGTCGCCAACCAATTCGACCTGACGGCAATCACGCTGCCGATGGCGGGCACCAGCCTACCGGCGGGGCTGATGCTGGTGGGACGGCACCGGACGGACAGAGCGCTGCTGGCCGCCGCCGCGTCCGTTGAAATGTTGCTGCAAGACGGCTGA
- a CDS encoding DUF429 domain-containing protein, which produces MKETSFDKLLGIDVGYSLSRPTTGIAWCVDGNFGCAKAHTDWDRRRRHIPASTTYSVIAIDGPLVPPDAPDELDRFCERLFIRGAFHARCKPGLSHHGHGLALRKAATETAAQVRHLAAAPMIGRSIIPGAAIIEAFPNAFLGVLLEDERFVMSRAPKRGKFDWLYDQAVESRVFDKLLCTIGWSNEALYQKVATERDHEKRAAWVCLLTAATAVAGKSEVVGDEAGGWFWLPPAELWASWARRALAENSTAIPAIGKSETGLAIG; this is translated from the coding sequence TTGAAAGAAACGAGCTTCGACAAGCTGCTCGGCATCGACGTCGGATACTCGCTGTCGCGGCCGACCACGGGGATTGCGTGGTGTGTCGACGGGAACTTCGGCTGCGCAAAGGCGCATACCGATTGGGACCGCCGACGGCGCCACATTCCGGCATCGACGACGTATTCGGTTATCGCCATCGACGGCCCCTTGGTGCCACCCGACGCGCCCGATGAACTCGACCGCTTCTGCGAGCGCCTCTTTATCCGCGGAGCGTTCCATGCACGCTGCAAGCCGGGGCTCAGCCACCACGGCCACGGTCTCGCTCTGAGAAAGGCTGCGACCGAGACCGCAGCGCAGGTCAGACACCTCGCGGCTGCGCCCATGATCGGCAGGTCCATCATTCCCGGCGCCGCAATCATCGAAGCTTTCCCGAACGCCTTTCTCGGCGTTCTTCTCGAGGATGAGCGTTTTGTCATGTCCAGGGCGCCGAAGCGCGGGAAGTTTGACTGGCTGTACGACCAAGCGGTTGAAAGCCGCGTCTTCGACAAGCTTCTGTGCACCATCGGCTGGAGCAATGAGGCGCTCTATCAGAAGGTCGCAACCGAACGAGACCATGAAAAACGAGCCGCCTGGGTCTGCCTGCTAACAGCGGCAACCGCCGTCGCAGGCAAGTCCGAAGTCGTTGGGGACGAGGCCGGCGGCTGGTTCTGGCTACCGCCGGCAGAGCTTTGGGCCTCTTGGGCGAGGCGGGCATTGGCGGAGAATAGCACCGCGATCCCGGCGATCGGCAAGTCCGAGACGGGTCTAGCCATTGGGTGA
- the rplU gene encoding 50S ribosomal protein L21, producing the protein MFAVIKTGGKQYRVAANDVITIEKLEGVAGDKIEFTEILMVGAGADATIGAPFVEGAVVSAEVVEQGRAKKVIAFKKRRRQNSKRSRGHRQHQTMVRILDIAAAGGKAKKASKKTEAAAEAAN; encoded by the coding sequence ATGTTCGCAGTCATCAAGACTGGCGGTAAGCAGTACCGCGTGGCAGCCAACGACGTCATCACCATCGAAAAGCTGGAAGGCGTTGCAGGCGACAAGATTGAATTCACCGAGATCCTGATGGTCGGCGCCGGCGCCGATGCTACCATCGGTGCTCCGTTTGTCGAAGGTGCCGTTGTCAGCGCCGAAGTTGTGGAACAGGGCCGCGCCAAGAAGGTCATCGCCTTCAAGAAGCGCCGCCGCCAGAACTCCAAGCGTTCGCGCGGCCATCGCCAGCATCAGACGATGGTCCGCATCCTGGACATCGCTGCGGCCGGCGGCAAGGCGAAGAAGGCTTCGAAGAAGACCGAAGCCGCCGCTGAAGCTGCAAACTGA
- the rpmA gene encoding 50S ribosomal protein L27 codes for MAHKKAGGSSRNGRDSESKRLGVKKFGGEAVIAGNIIVRQRGTKWHAGANVGLGKDHTIFALTAGNVDFRTKANGRVYVSVMPKAEAAE; via the coding sequence ATGGCACACAAAAAAGCTGGCGGTTCGTCGCGCAACGGTCGCGATTCTGAGTCCAAGCGCCTTGGCGTGAAGAAGTTCGGCGGCGAAGCCGTCATCGCGGGCAACATCATCGTGCGCCAGCGCGGCACGAAGTGGCATGCGGGCGCCAATGTCGGCCTCGGCAAGGACCATACGATTTTTGCGCTTACGGCAGGCAACGTGGACTTCCGTACGAAGGCCAATGGCCGAGTGTACGTGTCTGTAATGCCGAAAGCGGAAGCAGCGGAATAA
- a CDS encoding GNAT family N-acetyltransferase, producing MQTELLREDQSRSPEQRLRPQRSRTDCPILLSPRLVLRAPHEDDIDALAHLANNANIATMVSRMPHPYSTADAADFVRRAKAGTIGKCVYAITKADDGAFLGCCGIEPHPDGKTAELGYWLGEPYWNHGYATEAAQALTDMAFRTRDIDQIDARCRVMNIASRRVIQKCGFQFQGSGMVESLALGGMMSVEWYRLDRKTWVSLRSWGGMR from the coding sequence ATGCAAACCGAGCTCTTGAGGGAAGACCAATCCCGGTCTCCCGAACAAAGGCTGAGGCCTCAGCGGTCAAGGACCGATTGCCCGATATTGTTATCGCCCCGGCTCGTTTTGCGCGCGCCCCACGAAGACGATATCGACGCCCTTGCCCATCTTGCCAACAACGCCAATATCGCCACCATGGTCTCGCGCATGCCGCACCCCTACAGCACGGCGGATGCGGCCGATTTCGTGCGACGCGCAAAAGCCGGCACGATTGGCAAGTGCGTCTACGCGATCACCAAGGCGGACGATGGCGCATTCTTGGGTTGCTGCGGTATCGAGCCGCATCCCGACGGCAAGACGGCCGAGCTCGGTTATTGGCTGGGCGAGCCCTACTGGAACCACGGCTACGCCACGGAAGCCGCACAGGCGCTGACCGACATGGCCTTCCGCACCCGTGACATCGACCAGATCGATGCGCGCTGCCGGGTCATGAACATCGCCTCGCGGCGGGTCATCCAGAAGTGCGGCTTCCAGTTCCAGGGCTCCGGCATGGTCGAAAGCCTGGCGCTCGGCGGCATGATGTCCGTCGAATGGTACCGGCTCGACCGCAAGACCTGGGTTTCGCTGAGAAGCTGGGGAGGCATGCGATGA
- a CDS encoding GNAT family N-acetyltransferase → MNALVSERSRLIVRPNPGPCPVIDTKRLRLRPHRLADAEAIAQSLGDFQVARMLARIPAPYDHQDALDWLNRQAANVLPDWALAVTAGDDVHIGCVGIELRHGQWHVGYWLNRFYWGKGLASEAVHAAIERFFRRMPETVLHSGVFADNPGSLRVQEKLGFKITGCSQIYALARNAMVAHIETRLTAADLRRPN, encoded by the coding sequence ATGAACGCGCTCGTTTCCGAACGGTCGCGGCTCATCGTCCGCCCCAATCCCGGCCCCTGCCCGGTCATCGACACCAAGCGGCTGCGGCTCAGACCGCACCGGCTTGCCGATGCGGAGGCGATCGCCCAGTCGCTTGGCGACTTCCAGGTCGCGCGCATGCTGGCGCGCATCCCGGCCCCTTATGACCATCAGGATGCGCTCGACTGGCTGAATCGCCAGGCGGCCAACGTCCTGCCCGACTGGGCGCTTGCCGTCACCGCCGGCGATGATGTCCATATCGGCTGCGTCGGCATCGAACTCCGCCACGGCCAGTGGCATGTCGGCTACTGGCTGAACCGGTTCTACTGGGGCAAGGGCCTGGCGAGCGAGGCGGTCCACGCAGCGATCGAGCGCTTCTTCCGGCGCATGCCGGAGACGGTGCTTCATTCGGGCGTCTTTGCCGACAATCCAGGCTCGCTGAGAGTCCAGGAGAAACTCGGCTTCAAGATCACCGGCTGCAGCCAGATCTACGCGCTCGCCCGCAACGCCATGGTCGCGCATATCGAGACGCGGCTCACGGCGGCGGACCTGCGTCGGCCGAACTAA